The window AGGTTATAGGAAATTAAGTAAGCCTACTCCTCAAAGAAAGGCATTATTAAAAGCCTTATTAATTTCTTTATTCAAACATGGAAAAATTAAAACTACTTATCCAAGAGCAAAGGAAGTATCTAAGATAGCAGAGAAAGTAATAACTTTGGCAAAAGAGGACTCAATTCATAATAGGAGATTAGTACAAAGTTTAGTGCAAGACAGAGAATTAGTTAGAAAGATTTTTACAGATATAGCACCTAAATATAAAGAGAGGAATGGCGGATACTTGAGAATATTAAAGGCTGAAAATAGAAGAGGAGATGCCGCTCTTACCGCAGTAATTGAACTCGTCTAAATGATTGAAATAAAGAATGTAACCTTTGTTTATCAAGAAGGGAGCACACAGGAGAAGGTAGCTCTAAGGAATATAAATTTAGAGATACCTTCTCCTTCTTTTTGGGCTATTATAGGAGCTAATGGTTCTGGTAAATCTACATTGGCGAGGCTCATAAATGGGCTTTTAATTCCAGCCCATGGAGATGTCATTGTTGATGGAATAAATACAAAAGAAGAGGATAAGATTTGGCAAATTAGGCAAAAAGTTGGACTTGTATTTCAAAATCCAGACAATCAAATAATAGGAATGACTGTGGAAGAAGATGTGGCTTTTGGATGTGAAAATTTAGGATTATCTCCAGAAGAAATAGAAGAAAGGATTGCATTTGCTCTTGAGGCAGTGGATATGGAAGAATATAGAAATTATCCTCCCCATCTCCTTTCAGGAGGTCAAAAGCAGAGAATAGCTATAGCTGGTGTTTTAGCTATGCTTCCTAAATATATCATTTTAGATGAGCCTACGACTATGCTTGATTTAAGAGGAAGAAAAGAGGTTCTAAATATTGTTAAAAAATTGTATTTGGAGAAGGGAATATCTATAATTCTTATAACCCATCATATGGAAGAGGCGGTGTTAGCAGAGAAGATTGTAATTTTAAATAAGGGTGAGATAATTGATATAGGAACACCAAGAGAAATTTTTTGTAAGGAGCAAGAGATTAAGAAATGTGGTTTGGACTTGCCTCTTGTTACTCAACTTTCTAATATCATTAAAAGTAGAGGTTTAGACATCCCTTATCCAATGTTGTCTATTGAGGAATTTGAGAGATGGCTTTAATTGCCTTGGAGAATGTTAATTTTTATTATCAAAAAGATACCCCTTTTGAACGATTAGCCTTAAAAAACATTTCTTTGAAGATAGATAAAGGGGAAAGAATAGGCATTATTGGAGAGACAGGCTCTGGAAAATCTACTCTTATTCAATTATTTAATGGGCTTTTAAGACCTACTGAGGGTAGAGTTCTTTTGAAAGATAGAGATATGAGAGAATATTCTTCAAAGGAAATCTGTAAGATTATTGGTTTAGTATTTCAATATCCAGAACACCAATTATTTAATGAGACAGTTTTTGAGGAAGTAGCCTTTGGTCCTCGAAACTTAGGTTTTAAAGAGGAGGAGATGCCTAATATAGTAAGAAAAGCTTTGGAGACTGTT of the Dictyoglomus sp. NZ13-RE01 genome contains:
- the rplQ gene encoding 50S ribosomal protein L17, with protein sequence MRHRKGYRKLSKPTPQRKALLKALLISLFKHGKIKTTYPRAKEVSKIAEKVITLAKEDSIHNRRLVQSLVQDRELVRKIFTDIAPKYKERNGGYLRILKAENRRGDAALTAVIELV
- a CDS encoding energy-coupling factor transporter ATPase; the protein is MIEIKNVTFVYQEGSTQEKVALRNINLEIPSPSFWAIIGANGSGKSTLARLINGLLIPAHGDVIVDGINTKEEDKIWQIRQKVGLVFQNPDNQIIGMTVEEDVAFGCENLGLSPEEIEERIAFALEAVDMEEYRNYPPHLLSGGQKQRIAIAGVLAMLPKYIILDEPTTMLDLRGRKEVLNIVKKLYLEKGISIILITHHMEEAVLAEKIVILNKGEIIDIGTPREIFCKEQEIKKCGLDLPLVTQLSNIIKSRGLDIPYPMLSIEEFERWL